In Polynucleobacter sp. AP-Ainpum-60-G11, one DNA window encodes the following:
- a CDS encoding PAS domain-containing sensor histidine kinase has product MTKSVPTIPAEKDPTLAAKHLEEAFAIFYAESQKLETQQAALQEKINQLSSELQKSNQRLGILLNAIPAGVILLENNIVLLHNPAVLQFLPNLSTGNHFELPNDWQASIAPGEYLIGNAENRNSPQKMVQVIRIDEGIRSFVQIQDITANISLHQETQRENRLTAMGKMAAGIAHQFRTPLATALLYSSHLCDDEVQPEMAKEFALRLRKQLLDLEKLSQDMLRFISNRPTKTVLASAKQLIDEAQASIQALFETKQVKLNVQCDISETVMLLVEPKSIPNALVAILENALAVSKPNDAVSLTASIDSKKLIITIEDQGPGIASTIIDSLFEPFSTTSANGTGLGLSIAKNTLDAHRGTIAVHNTKHGAVFKITLPITQQ; this is encoded by the coding sequence TTGACCAAGTCAGTTCCTACTATACCTGCTGAGAAAGATCCCACTCTAGCTGCCAAGCACCTAGAGGAGGCATTTGCCATTTTTTATGCGGAATCTCAAAAGCTCGAGACTCAGCAAGCCGCCCTACAAGAGAAGATCAATCAGCTCAGCTCTGAGCTGCAAAAGTCCAATCAGCGCTTAGGGATCTTATTAAATGCCATTCCGGCCGGCGTCATTCTTTTAGAGAACAACATTGTTCTGCTTCATAACCCAGCTGTACTCCAGTTCTTACCTAATTTAAGTACAGGCAATCATTTTGAATTACCAAATGATTGGCAAGCCTCCATAGCGCCTGGTGAATATCTGATTGGCAATGCGGAAAATCGCAACTCGCCGCAAAAGATGGTTCAGGTGATTCGCATTGATGAGGGCATTCGAAGCTTTGTTCAGATTCAAGACATTACGGCCAACATCTCTCTTCATCAAGAAACCCAGCGCGAGAATCGCCTCACCGCTATGGGCAAAATGGCCGCCGGTATTGCACACCAATTTCGCACACCGCTAGCTACTGCCCTACTGTATTCATCCCATCTTTGCGATGATGAAGTTCAGCCAGAAATGGCAAAAGAGTTTGCCTTGCGTTTGCGCAAACAATTGCTCGATCTTGAAAAACTCTCACAAGATATGTTGCGATTTATTTCTAATCGCCCCACCAAAACTGTACTTGCTTCTGCCAAGCAACTGATTGATGAAGCGCAAGCTAGCATTCAAGCATTGTTTGAAACAAAACAAGTAAAACTCAATGTTCAGTGCGATATTTCGGAAACGGTGATGTTGCTAGTGGAGCCTAAATCCATTCCGAATGCACTCGTAGCTATTCTTGAAAATGCACTGGCGGTTTCAAAGCCCAATGACGCCGTTTCACTCACCGCAAGCATTGATTCAAAGAAGCTAATCATCACCATCGAAGATCAGGGACCCGGAATTGCGAGCACGATCATTGACTCCTTGTTTGAGCCCTTCTCTACAACTAGCGCTAATGGCACCGGTCTTGGTCTATCGATTGCAAAAAATACTTTAGATGCCCACCGCGGAACAATTGCTGTTCACAACACTAAACACGGCGCCGTCTTTAAGATCACCTTACCCATCACGCAACAATAA
- a CDS encoding sigma-54 dependent transcriptional regulator produces the protein MNDAIDQRFPVILVEDDEDLREAIAVTLRMKNIDFVTHQRAETVVPLLRPGLKTVLVTDYKLPGMTGLDLLKIAQTECPDLPVVIMTAFADTKLAVEALKAGARDFLIKPFVPQQLIEIISRYHPPETNLVSTPEESAPVEATPKTKEVGSQIRPAEHNVIAVDPQSIATFTRCERVAATDTSVLVTGESGAGKEVIAHHIHKTSKRAKGPYVAINCAAIPETLLESILFGHEKGSFTGATKSQAGKFEQAHKGTLFLDEIGEMPAPLQAKLLRVLQDKMIERIGSTDSIQADVRIIAATNLNLQEQVKAGKFREDLYFRLNVFPIHVLELRNRPLDIIPLAEFFLKRYSVNIGRDTLTLSVAARALLQKYPWPGNVRELENIIQRAVLLADGDQIYAEDLELDDSQLTHTATVDHSLKEAINRTPEGKMPQNGTEIALPKGELSQDIESVEREHILKVLAEVNGNRTKAVEVLGISARALRYKLKAYKEAGFLNE, from the coding sequence ATGAATGACGCTATTGATCAACGTTTCCCCGTGATTTTGGTTGAGGATGATGAAGACCTCAGAGAGGCTATCGCAGTCACGCTTCGCATGAAGAATATTGACTTTGTTACTCACCAAAGAGCTGAGACAGTAGTACCACTCCTGCGCCCAGGACTCAAGACCGTATTGGTCACAGACTACAAGCTGCCTGGCATGACTGGCTTAGATCTCCTGAAGATCGCACAAACAGAATGTCCTGATTTGCCGGTGGTGATCATGACCGCTTTTGCTGATACTAAGCTTGCAGTAGAAGCTTTAAAAGCAGGCGCAAGAGACTTTCTCATTAAGCCGTTTGTACCGCAACAGCTAATCGAAATTATTTCTCGCTATCACCCACCAGAAACCAATCTAGTAAGTACGCCCGAAGAATCTGCTCCAGTAGAAGCTACGCCAAAAACTAAAGAAGTTGGCTCACAGATTCGACCTGCGGAGCACAACGTGATTGCAGTAGACCCACAGAGCATTGCTACCTTCACGAGATGTGAACGAGTGGCCGCAACCGATACGAGCGTTTTAGTGACAGGCGAATCTGGTGCAGGTAAAGAAGTGATTGCGCATCACATTCATAAAACATCCAAGCGCGCAAAAGGACCTTACGTAGCCATTAACTGCGCGGCTATTCCAGAGACCTTGTTGGAATCGATTTTGTTTGGTCATGAAAAAGGTTCATTTACTGGTGCCACCAAATCACAAGCGGGTAAGTTTGAGCAAGCCCATAAAGGCACCCTCTTCTTAGATGAAATTGGTGAGATGCCAGCACCACTACAAGCCAAACTCTTGCGCGTATTGCAAGACAAAATGATTGAGCGTATTGGCTCAACTGACTCCATCCAGGCAGATGTCCGCATCATTGCGGCTACCAACCTCAATCTTCAAGAGCAAGTCAAAGCAGGTAAGTTCAGGGAGGATTTGTACTTCCGCCTAAACGTGTTCCCAATTCATGTTCTGGAATTGCGCAATCGCCCTCTAGACATCATTCCACTGGCGGAGTTCTTTCTCAAACGCTATAGCGTAAATATTGGCCGTGACACCCTCACCTTGAGTGTGGCAGCTAGAGCACTTTTACAAAAGTACCCTTGGCCTGGCAATGTCCGTGAACTAGAGAACATCATTCAAAGGGCGGTTTTATTGGCAGATGGGGATCAAATCTATGCGGAAGACTTAGAACTGGACGACTCCCAACTGACCCACACTGCCACAGTCGATCACTCCCTAAAAGAAGCAATAAATCGTACTCCAGAGGGCAAAATGCCCCAAAATGGCACAGAAATTGCATTACCTAAGGGTGAATTAAGTCAGGATATTGAGTCAGTGGAGCGTGAGCACATCCTCAAGGTTTTGGCAGAAGTAAATGGAAATAGAACGAAAGCCGTAGAAGTATTAGGCATCTCAGCAAGGGCATTACGCTACAAGCTGAAAGCCTATAAAGAAGCAGGCTTTCTTAATGAATAA